Genomic DNA from Magnolia sinica isolate HGM2019 chromosome 4, MsV1, whole genome shotgun sequence:
GCTACTCCTGTAACGTTCTTACGAAAGAGCTGTGCCTGAATCCAGAGCAGTCAAATCTCCAATTTCAGTTTGGTGGAGCACCACAGTAAATTGCATTGAaaagggcccacctgagttgtggttCTACATAATCAATGGTCCAATCGGCTGAGAATCATGGAGTTTAGATGATGGACAGAGGATTTCACATGTACAACAGGAGGGGCCTTAAATACTTGGGTGCTTTAGAAACGGTTGTAATTGTCAGACTGACCAATCAGTTCAGTAGGGCCACCATGTTCcgtatgcaaaatccaatccatctatcagatTAACCCCACACTTAGATGCGCCATCTCAAAAACGACAATTGGTGAGGCAAGATCCCAACTATAAGTACATGTGTAGGGCCAACATGGTGCATGTCTTTCATTAAACTAATGTAATATTGCCATTGTTTCTGCTTATCAAAGTAACGGTGTAAGTTGTGGATGTAAAGTAATTTTTGGTCTTCAGGCTTAGAAACCAAGTCAGAATCTTATAAGACTGACCTGGTGTAAGTGGATATGGATTGCCTACTACATTCAGATGACTGACACGGTCTTGGTAGGGGTTTCGTGGAGgtcatcgtgatgtatgtattttatctaaacggtttatttgttttaaaaattATATTAAGGCATGTTTCAAAAATaaacatatacaaagctcaagtggaccacaccaaaaacagCAGTGAAGATAGCGATGCCACCATAAAAACCTTCTTAATCCAACTGTtatgtttattctccatccaacctattcatagaccataatgaaaggaaaacacaaatattagattgataagAAACAGAAACTTCTACGGCTCGTAAAAAAGTTTTAAACGGTAAATGAccaatcccactattttctgtgatgtggcacacttgagtgttggatcttcctacttttaaaaatcttgccttaaaatgacctgttaaaatagatgaacagtgtggataaaacacatacattatgtttgGGCATCCCAGCTTTACCCGTATGTGGGAACGACATTAAAGTTGTTTCTGCTTTACCAGAAAATTACAATAgcgaaaagaaagaagaaagttcTAGCTGTCATTACTACAGCCATCCCAGCTCTTCCCGAATCATCAATCAAGTAGGTTGTCCAGCCCTACCAGCATACCAACTGACATCCAGAAAGTCGCTTCCACCGATACACTCTCTTCAACACCGAGCTAGAGTAGGTACTAAAAGAATCTGAGCTGAACCAATTAACCAAGCTCGGTAAAAAGGCTCCTCGGCCAACTCTAACCTCGACATCAAATACTGAGGGACGTATTGACTAGAAGACATGGGGGCTCTTACCTCGCCTATGGAATGCTGACCACTTAAAAGATCTACTATTTCTGAGGATTCAATAAGTCCTCTTACCAGGAGCGCATCGACCGACTGACCTACTTGATAAGGGTGACCTCCCTTTCTAAAAGGGAAAAAGGTGCTCGCGACATTATCGCTGTGCTTTTTACTGTTCGGTGATTTCTACAATAAAAGAATTTCTTTCAAAATTGTATAATCCGAGTTACATGAACTAATGAtgacttcccttagtgcaagggaaaaacAATCCTCAATAAGTCGTCCAACCTTTAAAGAAGATGTTGGACCACTAATTGGCAATGCTACTTGGACTACTTGACTGATTACGAGagcttcccttagtgcaaggaAAGAAAGTCCTCCACTTTaaattctactatgaaagaacCTCTCCGGGTCAGGAGACGAGAATTTCTTTCAATTCCCTACTATCTGACATTACGATCAATTACGAGGACTTCTCTTAGTATAAGGAAAGAAAGTCTTTCTACCGAGTGCTCAGCCTACTACTATGTGAGTGACTGGGACTTTCctcaattaaaaagaagaaaagtctcTCCTATTAATTCTACCATGCACAATCTACCACTGAATAAGTAAATAATCGATCATACAATTGCTCGGCCCACTAGCTCTACTCCGTCCGACCTCTTCAGTGCAAGACATCACACGGTGTCAGTCCACGCTATCCCAATCTCCTGAAGAACGCTTGGAAGTAGAGGGGCTACTATTATAGGTGAAAATGGACTGATCAGATGCATAGACCcgaagactatggattgcttgagagCCGAAAAATAAACTCAACTTCCGAAGTCGGCCTCGGTTACCAACTTTGAAGGTCGTCCTCTGATATCTACATCGGCCTCGGATGAAGATATCTTCCGTAATACGCAATCACCATCCAAGAGGCCTTGCCATATACGTCACCGCCCTCAAAATGTTATAAATACATTTGCAGATAAGTAAAGGTATgcagaatctctcacccaaaactccTCAATACTATTAGACCCAGTTTCCTGGCATggctttggcatcgaagggtcccctgctctagccaaggtctgTATTGTGTTCTTTCTATGTaagtactcgaaggtctaaaaagAGTATACCAAATTTTTGCATTAACAAGTAACATTTTCATTACTTATTTTTAAATGGCTTACATACTTGTTATTAAAAGAACAATTGTACAAATAGAGCTTTAATAATAAGTAAATAAGTTCTTGGCAGTAGACACACCAATGGCTCTTTTGTTTTGTAAATAAAGTGGTGTTGACTCTTGGAATGATCTTACGGCAGAGCTGCGCCGAATTACAGTTGTCAAATCGGATCGGGGGACCACAACAGTAAATTGCATTGAAAATGTCACGACCCAGATTTCAGGTTCCTGGCATATACTTTAGATCCGAGATCCATGTCGTAACTTGTATACTAAGTGTACTTAACTTACAAAAAAATTTTCATATACCCAGTAGTTATGTCATAGATctacattccattcatactcaatCTCATCTCATAAATAAGAAACGACCATTTATtccaataatcaatcataaacatagtTAAGGACCCTCCCATTCGGGGTCTTGAGAAATGAACTAAATATGTCTAACAacttaaaataattaattaacaatctaagaaaatcaaatataattaaagtaaaaaaacaaaaaatcatgaCTACTTTAGGGCAACAACTTCTTCCTCTGCTAAGTTGGGCCACGTGTCTCTTAAATCCTCTTCTGGTTCGGCGGCAACGTATTCATGTTTTTGAGCCATCGGCTCACCCTCATTCATATCTATAAGGTTTTACATCAATAAAGGATAACCTGGccatgtaacaaccctaaattttggtgcgttaaagaaaattaaaataaatattttaaaattttattttaaaataaaaaataaaaaaaagttaatagttgagttggtagagacattcttaattgagagagaggtttagggatcgattcttaaagtagtaataataatttttttaacaaatgtcataaaaaaaaatctaattcaagagaagggaggatgtgctcatcctatcttatcaagagaagtttctttaaaaagggatacgGAGGAAATTCTAAGGcttgattaggggtgtacacgagttgatccGAGTCAAACTAGGCTCAACCCGGCTCGacccggtcaccagccaaacctagcccggtcaccgggccaacatgttcagcccgaactcggcccgatcagcaatcgggcgagttcgggccaatttCGAACCTTTcagcaagttcatgggaagggctttggcaggtaatccgcatcccattacaaggccctcgatcaacggtttagatagttAAACTATAAactccacaaaaaatctaactagtcagggcattataattcctttttgtatttggatgaatctaggTCGTTCAAGTTACACGTCTGTGAGGTGGATGctttgaatacacacacacacacacacacacacacacacacacacacaccactcgaTCGAGTCGagccaggtcgagtcgggttatGGACCGAGTCGGGGTGAACTGGGACCTATCCGAtttcggcccgaactcagtttcaggCTGAAAAAAATGGCTTGTCCCGACCCAAACTCAGTTCCGAGTAGGGTCGagccgagcgagttaaccgggctagcctggTTCGTGTATAGCCCTAGGCTTGATCAGGTAAGTGTCAACCtttagatctttttaattttttactatgttgttaatttcttcccgatctatacaatggattgtgtggatcatccacacgatcattgtataggtgtgtagaaaAAGTTTTAATAAAGtaatgtttttatgatttcagatctggttagtaatattttaggaataaattgaatggatggaaTCTAATTGTGTTAAAATAGATCTGAACGGGTCATTTGATCCTAAGTACCAAAAGATAAAAGTGCCTTAAATTTCAGATCgatctgaccatcagatgggCTATAGTAGCAAATATATAAATGTTTAATAAGGAAAGTTTAGATTTCTGCGCAACTGATTGATATCACTTAGCGTAGAAAgtcgagatgggccattggtgtatatgtggttagatccacacaatTCATCAAATGTGTAGATGCAAGATatgacaagacctcaagaatctggatgatccaatcatccggtgggccaccccgattaattatttgacaatcaatttcaggatcttaaaaagaaaatctaaatcttgataattaaatttaataaacatatcattttaattatttgatcatttagggtTTGGCCACTTaggatgtatatcaaggtgggtcccaccatgtaaagtaactagatgaataataatgttattaATATAACTGATAGGATCTTTGAATTTAAACCAACCCATTTATGTTGTGGATTCTATACTATCAGACTcaagtgagtaacccaacttgtcacatgattcattaaaattaaaataaatcgtttgtgattgtttgattaattgatatactgatttgagtattttgttgTGATAATTGTATGCTAAATTCATATATGAATATTCTGATCAAGACAAGtatacaaaatatgaaaaatatgcatttacatattgTTGCTGACAAAATCTGGATGACTCTCCGCTCGGATTACTGAACTCCGAGTCACTTCAGCATCTTGAACCTGCACAATCATAAtgagtaaaggagaccctggtatagacaggggaccctccgatgcctaagccaggtcaagggaatctgggtctaagttattTTTATTTGTAGAGGGAGAgtgtgagatattgcgtacctgttttCTCCTTGTGAGATACTATTTATACCCTCTCACCTGGAAAGGGCGTGTTCGTATAACTCAACGCGTTTTGGGGCACTCACCACCTTCCGCAGGAGACTCGGCTGCCCAACCGTCGTGTGGTTATGCGAACGTGGGTGGTTGAATAACCGTCACTAAATGTGTGGTAGTTGTGACGCCCTATTACTGTGGTCATATATGGGCAGGCACACGTGGGCGGGCGCACATATAGGCgggccccaagatggctggcaggctactgtgtggcTGGCAACCTactgtgcacatagtgaaggtgaaactttatcccacatcggaagtgtcgtctgaagttgtggtggttatatgtggagttgtcactttatactgtatgaggccttttgggggcaacCCCGAGAGCAAAACCATGCGGGctgtgcccagagcggacaatatcatacagtgtgggcatgggctgttacaaatggtatcagagctgaggatggctctgccctcggtgggggatattgtgccGCCCTGTCACTGTGGTcatatgtgggcgggcacacacgGGCGGGCGCACATGTGGGTAGGCCCCAAGATGgctagcaggctactgtgcacatagtgaaggtgaaactttatcCCACATCAGAAGTGTTgtctgaagttgtggtggttatatgtggagttgtcactctatactgtatgaggccttttgtgggcaaccccgagaacaaaaccgtgcgagCTGTGCCCAGTGCGGACAATATTatacagtgtgggcgtgggctgTTACAGTAGTGGAGCGACTTGAGGTCCCACAAATAGATTTCAATCTGAGCTTCAGACCGACTGCCTCAGCATCAAACTACTCTGAGTCAGCAGCCCTAGCCCTAACTCGTTTGCCCAAAGCCTCGGAGTAAGAATGTAACTACAGTCGAGCCAGAAGTCTTTCCCTTCGGTTGTTCTCATAATTTTAGACTTATTCGTGCATCTCCAGTCGGCTCTGAATGGCATCGGACTTCGGAGTTGAGAGGGCACGGATCTTTCCATAACACATATCATCCACTATTCATTacatttgcataatgcatggtcaatcctaggggccctccctgaaagaaatgtcgatcctggtagaatGTTAACAGAtgtgggctatgcccaagcctaccgaaaggtggaagcctacccaatggatggatgcgggttgacgatctccaacccaagcagatggacgatcatcccatctgatgcatccATACACCATTTGTATCCATATCATTGTATatacatttttatgttattttaattgctatgattatgaaccatgctaggTTATTTCATTAAGTCTGTCTAATTTACTTTTTTATTAATAGAAAAACCTTACAGAAGAGCCATTAGCGGATGATGCGGAGCAAGAACATGAAGGATTTACCGCACCTGAACACGACCTATGTGAAATGTggtcatacttatctgaagatgaagtgatgccattagaccatttctgattatgtgatttatttactAGAATAGTTTGATTAACATATAATGCATattggtattgattttgagattttaagaaattatttaaatttatctAATTAAAATAATGTTAGTATGGAATAAACATAATTGTAGTATgataatataataaatgaatgatttttaatatttatattattttaagaatcatcaagatttatatatgtctagttgattggtgctaagtgttatgtacGTGTGATTGGAGTTGGGGTGGAACTTAGACTGAATGTAATTATCACATCTGATTAAACTGATTGAGGAattaagttagtacactttgtatacgagttacgaactgaaactcgggcCCTGAGGGTGCACATTCTGTActtgaatttcggggcgtgacaggccAGCCCTAGGGAGAATTCCTGACATggttctttacatcaaattataatagaatgtcaataattataaacaatataaattttaaaaaaatacaaatgcaATGCATCAATGCATTAAGTGGGAATCCGTCAACTTGATTAAATTGAAAACCCGTCAACCCACATTTGACCCTTGACAGGCTTTTACCATTTGGTAGGTATAGGCAATGCCCgcatctactccttgagtaggcttTCACTAGTATAGTGGGCTTTTGGTAACGATTCTAGCAGGAATACCATCCAAGGAGGTCCCCTAGGAATCCAGCACgtgttgtgcatgcaattgaTGGATGCACCATGTAATCATAAATCATGTATTGCATAGATTATTTCGATTATTACATTTGAATCAACATAGTCTAACACATTAATcaaattatatcattattattatattaatacagAAATCACACAGTCATCTAAATCAACTAAGAGTACATGACAATTAAATCAGGGTAATAATACAACACATCAAACAATCtatctattttaacttgatggatggaaaatacatcgggatcactcaccttgatgtggtggagatgattccgtgaaccaacggtttgaatttaattagaatttcataaaatcacataaataagaattttctttaatcttataattacacataatgaataaaATGTATGATTTATTATCTATCATTTATTCAGATCGATGTTACCCATCTAATAGTCTGATCGGTctagaatttaagattttaatttattttaatcttaaATAACTAATGAATGGTGATGACACATATTTCAAATAATGTCATATAATTCTCTGTGCCAAATTGTATCTTGCATAGAAAATTACTCTtctattttttattcaatttcgTTAGATTAAAGAAGAAAATTGGTAGATATATGATCAGTACGATCCATTAAGGTGTCGAATTGATCTGAttcttaaaaatattatataattaagtcTTATAACACTCATGAACAGTACAGATCATACTGATCGCTGTCTatcatgaagaaaaaaaatctcatattCTACACATTAGCCTTAAAGCCATGCGCACGCCTTAAAATCTCACGTTCTATACTTTAGCCTTAAAGTTATGCGCATACCTTTTTACATAAATGAATTAAACCTAAACAATGGATGTTTGATTGATTCAATCTATCCAATGTGTAAATCATGCTAAATTAACtattgcataaataaaataaaataaaataaaaaacaaaatactAACCTGaataaacaaatttcaaaaattattcTTTCCACTTTcccttttgtgttttttttttttctaaaagtttttcTTTGGTTCTTTTAGTTTTGATATAACTATCGTTCTCTTATGTTCTTTTTTTAAGAAAGAAGGTTCGTTAGGAAACTACAAGAAAATTTTGTATAGCGAGAGATAAGAGAAATGATGATGAGATTGGTAGATCTCTTTCCCgctcaaatttaaaatttatttttttaaaaaatacaagcgTTACAAaaaatggcccacctgagttgtgggtcTACATAATCAATGGTCCAATCGACTGAAAATCACGAAGTTCAGCTGATGGACAGAGGATTTCACATGTACAACAGGATGGGCCTTAAATATTTAGGGGCGTGTTTGGTCACtggaattgaatggtatggaattgtattagatgggataaacattattattgcataatgattgtatgtctggaaataccatggtattgtagccatccaatctcatatttgggataaaaattttgtTACTGAAAACacgggattaagcaaaatcatgtttggtggactatggaattgtaatcaatggaccaaattcatAATGGATGTTGTTCACTTGAACACATATATGACCATAATGCCATGTGTAAACGGTGTatgtagatggacggcatggataaatgtatgcatcaatgtggggcccacatgtgtagtggatttcaaaatccacggagTTCATGCacgggatcaaatgcaattccattccacATGATCCCAACCAATCCCATCCTCTCCCAATGCGAATTTCATGGGACTGGCCAAACGCCCCATAGGTGTTTAGAAACAGTTGTAATTGTCAGactgagaaatccgttccgtggGGCCACTATGTTAcgttgtatatgcaaaatccaatccgtctatcagaTTAACCCCAGACTCAGATGAGCCATCCCAGATGCAACAATTAGTGAGGCCAGATCCCAACCATAGGTAGATGTGTAAAGCGAGcacatggtgtgtatctttcattaaACCAAAGTTACCATTGTTACATGTTGTGTGGTTCATCTAATTAGGTGTGGGTGTAACGTGATTTTTGGTCTTGGAGCCTAAAATCGAAGTCCAAATATGACAAGACTAGACTTGCGTACACAACACCGTGGGCCCCACGGACCCTCGAAGAAAAATCGAAGTCAATACGTAATTcttttccctcatgtattttttaccttattaacagattggatggaaaataaatgtaacggtgggccctacgaattttttaacggtgaaaatcattatcctcgctgctatttttggtgtggtccatttaagctttggatatgatttgttttttgtctaatgatctaaaatgatttccaaaaatggatgaacggtatggatataataaatacatcattgttgggcccatgtaacttttatctcctttgaaccgttcgtacaactcggagcttgaggagcgtcggcactcgtcttcgcacgataCGTATCTACACCCGCTATATAGCTGGTCTGTGGTACATCGCCAATACGCTCCCTGTAAGTACGCGGATTACCTCACTACCCTATCAGGACTGACTCGGTCCcggtgatatatgtattttattccgcCATCTGtccattttaaaagattattttaatgcatgatcccCTTAGAtccaatgtgggccacaccaaaagaagcagCGGTGGTAAATATGCCACCACAAAAACCTTCATAGGCCCATTGTTATGATTGttttaacctgttcataagatcacataaaccCAGTtgaaaggaaatcacaaatatcagatcCATAAAAAACAGAAGCTTTTGCGGCCctttaaaaaagttttcaacggtaagtaaccaatcctattgtttcctgtggtgggcatacttgagcgttggatctgcctacttttcaaaatcatccttaaaaatgatttgttaaaatggatgaagggcGTAAACCACATATATTACAGTGTGGGCCCCAGAGCTCCTGCAAGGACCGAGTCCGTCCTGGCAGGTTGggaagcaatccgcgtcctctaAAGGGTGACGGATTGCGTGAAACAGCTGTTGTAGAGTAGAGGATCTGTCCCTCTCAAACGGCTAGTTCGTCCTGGTTGCCAAATAATTTCcctttttattataaaaataaaataatactctTTTCTTTCTAACCGACCTTGCATTTCTCTATATATACCCTGCTTCCCATCTTCTCTCATCACTCATCCctccctcttatctctctctctctctctctctctctccttgcttgcgagtagaatctctctctctctctctctctctctctctctctctctgcttgcgattagaatctctctctctctctctgagtgtagaggaagaagaagatggctTTCTCCTACAGCAGCTTCGTTGCGATTATGATGATGCTGGGATTACTGGCAGGATCCGCACTCGCACAGGCGCCGGGATCCTCGCCATCAGCAGCCCCGACCGTCTCTCCTCCCCGACCGTCCCTCGCTCCGGCGTCTCCACCACCTGCCTCCGTCACGCCTCCCGCATCCTCTCCTTCTCCGATCTCCAAACCCCCAACGTCTTCCCCGTCTCCATCGACCACCGTTTCCCCTCCGGCTCCACCTCCGTCATCTCTCTCCCCTTCTTCATCTTCTCCCACCGGCTCTCCTACTCCGTCTATCTCCACCCCGCCGTTACCCGGCTCTCCGGCACAGTCACCAGCTGACAACAGCGCCGCTCTCCCTGCCTTGAACAGAGTCGCTATCTCCGGATCTGCTATCTCCGGCGTCTTCGCTGCCCTGCTCTTGTTGTAAATCTTCGCCGTTGGAATGGAGCTTTCTCAGCCGTCGATCTTTGCTGGGATGAATGATTGATAGATAGTGGATTGCTTCTTTTATtgatttatacattttttttctttcttttacaatTTATTACGGAGATTTTATCTTCGTTGTAAATACATTATTCTTTTCATTTACATGAATAAATCTATTAAATTGGTAATGAAAAGCTTGGTATTCTAAGTGTGTCCAATGTCCATTTATCCAGACCGTTGAAATTCATCACGCTCATTTTGAATGGTCATTGTACGAAAAATTTCCCTGATAAAGTGAAATATACTCAAAAGTATATGTCAACCGCTCTGATTCTAGTAGCATACTCGGGTGTTCTTACAAGTGGGGACCACACCTCAGTTATCCTAACCGGTCGTCTGATGTACATGAGTTAGGTGGACCATTGAGATATGGGCCAATCGGGTTTGCCCAAAGAAATACATCAACCTTCGAAAATCCAAATTGAAtccaatctggaagattttgGGTCCCAGACcatattcaaccaaaaaaaaaagaaaaaaaaaggcaaaaacaaaaaataaaaccaGCTCCTAGATTGCTTTGTCCAGATAATCGGGGTCCGAATTTCACGGTATGAGAGAATTCGGTGATCTGCACCGTTGGTTTTCACTGCGGAAGAAGGATTTGCCAACGGTCTTCCAGGTTGCAAGATCCTATCAACTAAAATTAGAACTTTTTTATTATAATACATGTACCGTTGATGTAAGATCCTGAGAGCCGTCTATCAGTAGGATTGAAATGGAAATGTTAAAAATCATCCTATATCGAGGAGATTTTCGAGGCATACTACATTCGCGGTGGGACATAACAGACCGATGTTATGTTTAccaaaccatgggacccacttgaaaaCCTGTCTGTTAATGTGGGCCGTTGGTTCTACTGGGGTATTCGATTTGTACGGGTGGAGCCCATGGTTAGGTGGTTGATCTAAGCCACTAAATAGATGGGGAACGACCGTGGATGCAACTTTTTCTAACAGGTCTCCCAGTTTGGAAGATCATAGCCATGGAATCACTGGGTTTTTTTAGGTGATTGTGAGCCATTGCGTAACTAATTCTTGGAAGGGGCTTGCGTAATTAAACCCATCTATATGGATGAGTCACCTCGGAAAATCTTCCGTGCCGAAAAttcagcccgatccaaaactcagatgggccacacagcacAGTGAACATATTGTGAGAGGGAATGCAGGCAGATGattagtgtgtggggcccactggattgtGCAATATATAATCAAAGCCATTCAAACCCTTCATCCGGCTTTTGTGCTGGGCAGATACTTGGGTTTGTCATGTcttttaggcccatgagatgggcTTCAGCTTAGATAAGATTTGATTATTTTGGGGTGACGAATCTGATAGACGGTTGGATGGTAAGAgttcaacaggtgggccccaaatctatCCAGCACCACCTAAAATTAGGGTGCTCCAGGTAACACTGGAGCGAGCAGCCCTCTGGTTGGTATGGCACGAGCCGAGGGGTGGACAATATTGCCACATCAACTAGACATTTCGGCACGGTCCTCGTGTAGGATCTGCACCATTCATTCAGAAGGCCCGCTGTAAACATTCCATCGCGCTGAGGAATAGTCTCATAAATTGGGCCACGTGTATGAGACAAATGAACGGTCAGAAAGAAGACTAACCGTTTATATATGACAAATGGCCAACCTATATGACAGATCAGCTTTATTCTAAGATCAGGGCAAGCTcacgctgggccccacctgaaaaaTGGCTCGGATTTCAGCGCACCCGTGCCACGACCATCGGAGGGAGCCCGGCGGCATACGAATTGCATCATGGCCTGCCTaggcccactgtgacgtatgcgttttatccaggccgttcatccattttgacatatcattttagaataagaggcttttaatggtgggcgttcaatccccaccgtgtggtccacttgatccttggatctgccttaaaaAAAGTACTAacatgacgtggcaaaatggatggacagcgtggataaagtACGTTCATCACGGTGTCCAGGCAAGGCAGGATGCAGTACGCGTCCATATGCAGGCATGCCGACAAGTACTTTAACACCCTGGTCGTGCTTGCTACTTATGTTATTTTGGGGGGACGTGTGACAACCATGAAAGTACTgtcatgtatttttttaataacatCTGACACCGAAACTGCTGTGTTTAAGTGACGATTGAAATGTCCCAACGAAAATAAACGGTTGTCACTTTATACCTAAaagatttgttttgttttgctttgttttttgTTTCGTTGTTTTTTGGGTTTTTCGTTCTTGTTTTCAAAATAGGAACGTGAGCTCCAAAATATGGTTGTGTCAACTACTTATCAAATTTGATTTGTTCATTTTAATTGATTAGTTGTAAATCATATAAAGATTTTTTTCAAGTTTTGTTGAAGCTCTCTTTGACCGAcaatctcattaaagttgttctTTAATTTTAAACTAGTTTATAAGGTGTAGTCCatctgtaattttttttattgttaaacTTGAATTGAtggcatgaaattaaaacccGATTGGTTTAGATGGGTTAGATTTACTTCCTAACAAGCCAA
This window encodes:
- the LOC131242017 gene encoding lysine-rich arabinogalactan protein 19-like; translated protein: MAFSYSSFVAIMMMLGLLAGSALAQAPGSSPSAAPTVSPPRPSLAPASPPPASVTPPASSPSPISKPPTSSPSPSTTVSPPAPPPSSLSPSSSSPTGSPTPSISTPPLPGSPAQSPADNSAALPALNRVAISGSAISGVFAALLLL